From Alloacidobacterium dinghuense:
GTTTCGAGTCGCGCAGGCCGCGGATGCGGGTGCTCTCGGGCAGGATGACGGCTGCGGCTACGACGCAGCCGAATAAAGACCCTCGGCCTACTTCGTCTACTCCAGCAATGACGGTACAGCCCTGGGTGCGCGCGGCCTTCTCGTATTTGTTGCCGCAGACGAGCGAGCGCAGCATGCGCATTTTTCTGGTGGCGGCGGAGAGAGTTTCTTCCTCTGAAATTTCGTCGGGTTCCAGAGAGAATTTTGGCGCACGGGGCATTGAGTTGAGTTTATCGCTGGAGGCGTAGTGGATGGTGGTGGAAAAGTGGGTAAGTAGTCGAGAATAGTCTAAGCCCGTATGCGTGCTTGTACAGTCGGCCGATTCGTAGCTGGCTCGCAACATTTGAAATTCAGCGCGTTATCTTCTGAGTAACGAGCTGCCTGATTCTGTACGAATCCATCTCAGTTTGGCGTATGCTTACGTAGATATCCCCCAAAGTTATTCGGCCCTATGCGGTTGCCCGCTGAATCTGTCTCTCGATGACTGGTCTTCCACGCACTGGAGGCAGTTTGCCTGTGGCTGGGGACTTTCTGCGCGATTACGAGATTCTGGGGCGGGTGGGCGCAGGCGGCATGGGCGTAGTTTTGCAGGCGCGGGACATTAGGCTCCACCGCGTTGTCGCGCTCAAGTTCCTTCCACACGACATGTATGGCGGCGAGGCCGACAAGGAAAGCCTGCTGAAAGAAGCGCGCGCGATTTCTGCGCTTGACCATCCGAATATCTGCACTGTGTATGGGCTGGAGGAGAACGAAGACGGCCAACTCTTTATGGCGATGGCCTACTACGATGGTGGGACGCTGGCGGGGAAGATTGCCAACGGGCCGATTTCGCTGTCTGAGGCAGTTGAGCTTCTGCGCGGCATTGTTTCCGGTTTGGGTGCGGCGCATGCGCACAATATTCTGCATCGCGATATCAAGCCGTCGAATATTTTGCTGACGCGGAAGGGTGTTCCGAAGATTGTGGACTTCGGGCTGTCACGAGCGATCAGCGGTGATAGCCGAACGCTGAGCCTGACGATTTCGGGAACTGCAGCTTATATGTCGCCTGAGCAATTGTGCGGCGAGGCAATCGACCAGCGGGCAGACATCTGGGCGATCGGCGTGACGGCGGTGGAGATACTGAGCGGACATCATCCGTTCCGGCGCGATACACTGCCTGCGGTTGCTCACAGTATTTGCGTCGATCCGCCGGAGATTCCTGGTGATCTGCCGCTGAGCTTGCAGCGGATTCTCTATAGGTGTCTGGCGAAGACCCCTGAGCTTCGTTATTTGAGTTGCGAGGAATTGCTGCAGGATTTGGCGGCTCTGGATCCGGGATCTATTTCTGGGTCTGGGGGTGCCGTCGACACTGCGTCTTTGCACCCGCCGAAGGTGTCACAGAGGAAGGCTCTCAGTAACGCGGTTGCCGCGGCTTCGGGTGGCGTGGTGCGCGAGTCTTCGCGCAAGGGGTGGGTGGTTGCGGGTGCGGCTCTACTGCTGCTGGTGCTGGCGGTGATTGTTTTTCCTGTGCCGCGCGAGCATGTGCGCGGGCTTCTCTTTGGGCCGAAGGAAAAGCATATTGCAGTGCTTCCGTTTGATAGCGGTGATGCTGCAACGGCTCCCCTGGCTGCGGGGCTGATGGACAGCATGACGGCTGCGCTTTCGAATCTGGATGCAGGCGGGCAGTCGTTGTGGGTGATTCCGGCAGCGGTGGTTCGCAGCGGGAACTTGAGTGATCCGGTTGCGGCCTATAAGCAGCTGGGCGCGACGCTGGTGGTGAAAGGCAAGCTTGAGCGCGATGGGCAGCGTGTGGCGATTGATCTCGACCTGATCAATGCAGAGACGCTGCGGCAGGTCGGGGCGGTGTCGGCTGCGAACGAGAATGGCGATCTGGCTGCGGCTGAGGAGGATGCGGTGACGCAGCTAGGGCATTTGCTCAATGTTTCGGGTGGTCGCGATGCTGTGGCGCGGTCGGGCAGCAGCAGCGTGCCGGCGGCGTACGATCTATATCTCGAAGCGCTGAGTTATTTGCAGAGATTCGATAAGCCGCAAAATCTGGACCTGGCGGTGGATCGGTTGCAGAAGGCGATTGCGCAGGATCCGGAGTTTGCGCTGGCGTATGCGAAGCTGGGTGAGGCCTATCGGCTGAAGTACAAGGCTGGCAGGGATCCGAAGTGGATGCAGGAAGCGCTCGAGAATTGCGAGCGGGCGCTGAAACTGAATCCGGAATTGCCGAGCGCATATGTGACGCTTGGATCGCTGCATACGCTGACGGGTCACAACGAACTGGCGTTGGCGGAATTTCAGAAAGCGGCTGCGCTGGATGCGCGCAATGCGGACGCGGCGATTGGAGTGGCGTGGTCGTATGAGCAGGCGGCCCGGCTGGATGAGGCAGAGGCGGAGTATAAGCGCGCTGCAGCGCTGAATGCGAGCGACTGGTCGAATCGGAATGAGCTGGCGCTGTTTTACGACCGGCACGGGCGCTATGCGGATGCGATCGAGCAGGTGAAGCAGGCGATTGCTTCGAGCCCGGATAATCCGATGCTGTATTTCAACCTTGGCGGCTTTTACTTGGACAGCGGGAATGCTGCGTGGTTTCCGCTGGCGGAAGATGCGTTGAGGAAGTCGCTGGCGCTGGCGGCGACGAATGGCGCATATGGCAATCTGGCGATGCTGTATTTGCACGAGAAGCGATATGCGGAGGCTGCGGCGGCGAGCGAGAAGGCGATCGCCCTTGATACGCAGCAGATCCTTTCGTGGCGGTTTGCGGAGCTAGCGTATCGGTGGCTGGGGAATCGGCAGAGGGCGGATGCGGCTCTGAATCAGATTGAAAATGTGGCGCGCGCGCAGACGGCGATGAATCCCAGGAACGCTCAGGATCAGTCGTGGCTGGGGCTGGCCTATGCGAAGAAAGGGCTGTGCGGGCAGGCGAATCCGCATATCGATGCGGCGCTTTCGCTTGCGCCGGGTGATTCTCAAGTAGTTGTAAATGCAGTGGAGGCATATAATCTCTGCGCGGATGAAACCAGTGCAGAGAAGCTGATAAAAAAAGCACGCCAGAATGGCGTTTCATTCGCGGACTTGCAACTTGACCCAGATATGCAGTCGCTGCTGGCCAGAGTAAAGGCCCATTAGTTGCTGCCACAACCAAGGTTTTCGGGGGAAGAAATGAATAATCCGAATGAGCAGTTGAATGAGCAGGAATCCGAGTCTTTGTTCGGCCAGGCAGAGCCTGAGATTGAGTTCGAAATGAATGCGGGATTCGCGAGCCGTAGTATTACCGGGGGGAAAGGACCTGGGGTGGTCAGCGAAGGCGAGAGCGAATAGCTGAGGCTGTTTCGCGAGAAGAAGATTGAATTCTGATTTGCGCCTCGGCAGCAAGGTACGCCGTCTTCGACCGCGATTTTTCCGCGGGGGTCGAAGTTCCCGGCTTTATACATGCAGGTGCTTTGCGCCTCTTTTGGTTTGTTATGGCTTGTTTGGAGACTGTGCTTTCCCACCCTTTGCTTCGCAAAGGATGGGGCACCCGGCAGATTGCTCACGAGGAAAATGCGTATATCGGCTGGTCTTATCTGTATCACTAGAAACGAGGTGTAGAAAAGCAGATCCTTCGCTACGCTCAGGATGTCAACTTTATTGCCTGCCATCTACTACCAAACAAAACCCCGGCTTTTGGCCGGGGCTTTGTTTAGTAGCTGTGGGAAGGCTTAGGTGCGCTCGACTTCTTTGAGGCGGGCGGCTTTGCCGCGGAGTCCGCGAAGGTAGAAGAGCTTGGCGCGGCGCACCTTGGCGCTGCGGATTGTCTCGACCTTGTCGACGACCTTGGAGTTTAAGGGGAAGATGCGCTCGACACCCTGGCCGAAGCTCATTTTGCGGACGGTGAAGCTGCCCTGCGGGCCATTCTTGCGGGCAATCACGATGCCTTCAAATGCCTGGAGGCGCTCTTTATCGCCTTCCTTGATCTTGACCTGCACGCGCACTGTGTCGCCGGGGACGAAGGGAGGCAGGTCCGTGCGGTTCAACTTCTCGGCAAGGCGCTGCATGACTGGATGAATAGACATTGTTCTTTCCTGCAATTGATTTCAGAACTTTTAGTTTACATGAAAATCAGGATTTTTGCTGGTTGAGTGCTGTGAGAAATGCGCGGTCTTCCCGCGTCAAATCAGCATTTTCGAGCAGGTCAGGGCGGTTGCGCCATGTCTTTTCCAAAGCGCGTTCGCGGCGCCAACGGCGGATCTGGTCGTGGTTGCCGCCGCTGAGGACTTCGGGGATGGCAAGGCCGCGGAATTCGGCGGGGCGGGTGTAGTGGGGATAATCCAAAAGCCCTCCAGAACCGTGGGTGGAGCGG
This genomic window contains:
- a CDS encoding serine/threonine-protein kinase, giving the protein MAGDFLRDYEILGRVGAGGMGVVLQARDIRLHRVVALKFLPHDMYGGEADKESLLKEARAISALDHPNICTVYGLEENEDGQLFMAMAYYDGGTLAGKIANGPISLSEAVELLRGIVSGLGAAHAHNILHRDIKPSNILLTRKGVPKIVDFGLSRAISGDSRTLSLTISGTAAYMSPEQLCGEAIDQRADIWAIGVTAVEILSGHHPFRRDTLPAVAHSICVDPPEIPGDLPLSLQRILYRCLAKTPELRYLSCEELLQDLAALDPGSISGSGGAVDTASLHPPKVSQRKALSNAVAAASGGVVRESSRKGWVVAGAALLLLVLAVIVFPVPREHVRGLLFGPKEKHIAVLPFDSGDAATAPLAAGLMDSMTAALSNLDAGGQSLWVIPAAVVRSGNLSDPVAAYKQLGATLVVKGKLERDGQRVAIDLDLINAETLRQVGAVSAANENGDLAAAEEDAVTQLGHLLNVSGGRDAVARSGSSSVPAAYDLYLEALSYLQRFDKPQNLDLAVDRLQKAIAQDPEFALAYAKLGEAYRLKYKAGRDPKWMQEALENCERALKLNPELPSAYVTLGSLHTLTGHNELALAEFQKAAALDARNADAAIGVAWSYEQAARLDEAEAEYKRAAALNASDWSNRNELALFYDRHGRYADAIEQVKQAIASSPDNPMLYFNLGGFYLDSGNAAWFPLAEDALRKSLALAATNGAYGNLAMLYLHEKRYAEAAAASEKAIALDTQQILSWRFAELAYRWLGNRQRADAALNQIENVARAQTAMNPRNAQDQSWLGLAYAKKGLCGQANPHIDAALSLAPGDSQVVVNAVEAYNLCADETSAEKLIKKARQNGVSFADLQLDPDMQSLLARVKAH
- the rplS gene encoding 50S ribosomal protein L19, translating into MSIHPVMQRLAEKLNRTDLPPFVPGDTVRVQVKIKEGDKERLQAFEGIVIARKNGPQGSFTVRKMSFGQGVERIFPLNSKVVDKVETIRSAKVRRAKLFYLRGLRGKAARLKEVERT